Proteins found in one Neodiprion lecontei isolate iyNeoLeco1 chromosome 6, iyNeoLeco1.1, whole genome shotgun sequence genomic segment:
- the LOC107221498 gene encoding ets DNA-binding protein pokkuri, whose product MKLLSTTQLPQLPPVSAGGGMTGMESRLPPGITLPFSPTDLLWRYGPMSFSSSAHPPPSPLLDFKTHLPTSLASDPRIWSREDVAAFLRWAEREFDLPQFDMEMFQMNGKALCLLTKSDFGERCPGAGDLLHNVLTMLARDFNQLQRCLPSSPVTPTRPSAYPLSPHSHPPTPTWVENPYAANLASLMSANSVTLSPAPSVDSQAGSPGHAEPQTQVYKSDSDEDNQTGGSNSPPATPTALATQRLSEVCFKDQPSPTFTSQMMHVTPGTFRPAGSPREFFPNDPPEPNTNGRLLWDFLQQLLNDPSQRYTHYIAWKSRETGVFKIVDPPGLARLWGIQKNHLSMNYDKMSRALRYYYRVNILRKVQGERHCYQFLRNPTELRNIKNISLLRQQMRIKSEPEDVDCNVTPAEELPTDLSMSSMNQLSEPLPLVVQGILTEPDNHRKAKEEPLPLHDPPPKYRSHAYNLVKTNQEPDERK is encoded by the exons ATGAAACTGCTCTCGACTACACAGCTACCTCAGTTACCGCCGGTATCTGCTGGTGGCGGTATGACAGGTATGGAGTCACGCCTTCCCCCGGGCATAACGCTTCCCTTCAGCCCGACCGATCTTTTGTGGCGTTACGGACCAATGAGCTTCTCCTCGAGTGCACATCCACCCCCGAGTCCTCTTCTCGACTTCAAAACTCACCTGCCGACCAGCCTCG CTTCGGACCCGCGAATATGGTCTCGGGAGGACGTCGCCGCATTTCTACGCTGGGCCGAGCGTGAATTCGATCTTCCCCAATTTGATATGGAAATGTTCCAAATGAACGGCAAGGCTCTTTGCCTGCTGACCAAATCGGATTTCGGGGAGCGTTGCCCCGGGGCGGGTGACCTTCTTCACAACGTACTGACGATGCTCGCCCGGGACTTTAACCAGCTACAGAGATGCTTGCCGAGCAGTCCGGTTACGCCAACGAGACCCTCGGCCTATCCCCTCAGCCCCCACTCCCACCCCCCGACGCCTACGTGGGTCGAGAATCCCTACGCGGCTAATCTTGCCTCCCTAATGTCCGCCAATTCCGTAACCCTCTCACCGGCACCGTCCGTCGACAGCCAGGCCGGTTCTCCTGGCCACGCCGAGCCACAGACCCAAGTTTACAAGAGTGACTCGGATGAGGACAACCAGACGGGGGGGAGCAACAGTCCCCCGGCGACTCCGACCGCCCTGGCGACTCAGAGATTGAGCGAGGTATGCTTCAAGGACCAGCCCAGCCCCACATTCACATCTCAAATGATGCACGTCACACCGGGGACCTTTAGGCCAGCCGGGTCACCTAGGGAATTCTTTCCAAACGACCCACCCGAACCGAACACCA ACGGTCGACTTCTCTGGGATTTTCTACAACAACTGTTGAACGACCCCTCCCAAAGATACACCCATTATATCGCGTGGAAGAGCCGGGAAACGGGAGTTTTCAAGATCGTCGATCCGCCAGGGTTGGCGCGTCTCTGGGGCATCCAGAAGAATCATCTGTCGATGAATTACGACAAGATGAGCAGGGCCCTTCGCTACTACTACAGAGTAAACATCCTTAGGAAGGTTCAGGGTGAACGTCACTGCTATCA GTTTCTCCGAAATCCTACCGAGCTGAGAAACATAAAGAATATTTCTTTGCTGCGTCAACAAATGCGGATAAAATCGGAGCCCGAGGATGTCGACTGCAACGTAACACCGGCCGAAGAACTGCCCACAGATCTTTCAATGTCGAGTATGAATCAACTCAGCGAACCCTTGCCGCTTGTCGTACAAGGAATTCTAACTGAACCCGATAACCATAGAAAGGCGAAAGAAGAACCCTTACCGCTCCATGACCCTCCCCCGAAGTACAGGAGCCACGCTTACAATCTCGTTAAAACCAACCAGGAGCCGGACGAACGGAAGTGA
- the LOC107221497 gene encoding single-stranded DNA-binding protein, mitochondrial isoform X2, whose protein sequence is MLHRNSSPRCKKQPSLDPEVIRGVSRQLLPPNSTRLMSSEGEHIAKVEKSLNQVTLLGRVGTDPQKRGSIEHPVITFSMATHTNYKYESGEFIQRTDWHRICVFKPILRDTVYTYLKKGTRVLVNGRISYGEVKDEGGNQKSTTSIIADDVIFFQRNA, encoded by the exons ATGCTGCATCGCAATTCGTCACCACGGTGCAAGAAACAGCCCAGCCTCGATCCTGAA GTTATCCGTGGGGTCTCTAGACAGTTATTGCCTCCAAATAGTACCAGGTTAATGTCCAGTGAAGGAGAACATATCGCAAAAGTAGAGAAAT CTCTAAATCAAGTTACCTTGTTGGGCCGGGTTGGAACTGATCCACAAAAACGAGGCTCAATCGAACATCCTGTTATAACATTTTCAATGGCAACTCATACAAACTACAAATATGAATCTG GTGAATTCATCCAGAGAACTGATTGGCACAGAATTTGTGTATTCAAGCCTATCTTAAGGGATACTGTTTACACTTACTTGAAAAAAGGCACCAGAGTCTTGGTTAATGGTAGAATAAGTTACGGTGAGGTTAAAGATGAAGGCGGCAATCAAAAATCTACCACATCTATTATTGCAGAcgacgtaatattttttcaaagaaacgCCTAG
- the LOC107221497 gene encoding single-stranded DNA-binding protein, mitochondrial isoform X1 has translation MNDLNMQPRTSRDGSAKDIPMTGSSKYSQHGHCSVVDTRLTFLDGLWPRHDLKTGVDLLRVIYVIRGVSRQLLPPNSTRLMSSEGEHIAKVEKSLNQVTLLGRVGTDPQKRGSIEHPVITFSMATHTNYKYESGEFIQRTDWHRICVFKPILRDTVYTYLKKGTRVLVNGRISYGEVKDEGGNQKSTTSIIADDVIFFQRNA, from the exons atgaacgACCTCAATATGCAGCCGCGCACCAGCAGAGACGGTTCTGCCAAAGAC ATACCGATGACAGGAAGTTCAAAGTATAGCCAGCACGGACATTGCAGTGTGGTTGACACCAGACTTACGTTCCTTGATGGACTTTGGCCAAGGCACGATTTGAAAACGGGAGTAGATCTTCTACgcgtaatatat GTTATCCGTGGGGTCTCTAGACAGTTATTGCCTCCAAATAGTACCAGGTTAATGTCCAGTGAAGGAGAACATATCGCAAAAGTAGAGAAAT CTCTAAATCAAGTTACCTTGTTGGGCCGGGTTGGAACTGATCCACAAAAACGAGGCTCAATCGAACATCCTGTTATAACATTTTCAATGGCAACTCATACAAACTACAAATATGAATCTG GTGAATTCATCCAGAGAACTGATTGGCACAGAATTTGTGTATTCAAGCCTATCTTAAGGGATACTGTTTACACTTACTTGAAAAAAGGCACCAGAGTCTTGGTTAATGGTAGAATAAGTTACGGTGAGGTTAAAGATGAAGGCGGCAATCAAAAATCTACCACATCTATTATTGCAGAcgacgtaatattttttcaaagaaacgCCTAG
- the LOC107221497 gene encoding single-stranded DNA-binding protein, mitochondrial isoform X3 yields MFCSKVIRGVSRQLLPPNSTRLMSSEGEHIAKVEKSLNQVTLLGRVGTDPQKRGSIEHPVITFSMATHTNYKYESGEFIQRTDWHRICVFKPILRDTVYTYLKKGTRVLVNGRISYGEVKDEGGNQKSTTSIIADDVIFFQRNA; encoded by the exons ATGTTTTGTAGTAAG GTTATCCGTGGGGTCTCTAGACAGTTATTGCCTCCAAATAGTACCAGGTTAATGTCCAGTGAAGGAGAACATATCGCAAAAGTAGAGAAAT CTCTAAATCAAGTTACCTTGTTGGGCCGGGTTGGAACTGATCCACAAAAACGAGGCTCAATCGAACATCCTGTTATAACATTTTCAATGGCAACTCATACAAACTACAAATATGAATCTG GTGAATTCATCCAGAGAACTGATTGGCACAGAATTTGTGTATTCAAGCCTATCTTAAGGGATACTGTTTACACTTACTTGAAAAAAGGCACCAGAGTCTTGGTTAATGGTAGAATAAGTTACGGTGAGGTTAAAGATGAAGGCGGCAATCAAAAATCTACCACATCTATTATTGCAGAcgacgtaatattttttcaaagaaacgCCTAG
- the LOC107221496 gene encoding lipase 3 isoform X1, which produces MNRFPDMLRLVLAWLSLVSTLMGEIHIFESSSNFGFNNLTDDHNDYHGKAIGKGASMSTYDPEVYLPTPDMVRRAGYYAESHVVETKDGYFLTLHRIPGRIGSPVIHGKPSVMLQHGFLSSSADWVIPGRGKALAYILVDRGYDVWLGNARGNTYSRAHATLSISDPKFWNFTWHEMGIYDLPATIDYITKYKKEKSILYVGHSMGTTMFYVMASERPDVARKVGAMFSLAPIAFLNHAKSPIRIVAPYIQDIEMIARIFGANEFLPQSFILRFLARYGCDINVSEETICANAVFIFCGFDKEQFNNTLLPIVLGHSPAGTSTKTLLHFLQGMNSGEFRQYDYGKEKNLEIYHSVSPPAYNLSGINVSISLHYADNDWLASITDVKRLYQALPKTIGIYRVNFPKFNHLDFLWGIDAPKLVYDKLIFMMEKYYWKVNKKRIAV; this is translated from the exons ATGAATAGATTTCCGGATATGCTGCGGCTGGTTCTTGCGTGGCTGTCACTTGTCAGTACTCTGATGGGCGAGATCCACATATTTGAAAGCTCATCCAATTTCGGCTTTAACAATCTGACTGATGATCACAACGATTATCATGGAAAAGCAATCGGGAAAGGCGCGTCCATGTCCACCTATGATCCGGAGGTCTACTTACCGACT CCCGACATGGTGAGGCGGGCCGGTTACTACGCCGAGTCTCACGTCGTCGAGACCAAGGATGGATATTTTTTGACGTTGCATCGAATCCCTGGAAGGATCGGTAGTCCCGTTATCCATGGGAAGCCTTCGGTCATGTTGCAGCACGGATTCTTATCAAGTTCTGCCGATTGGGTAATACCAGGGAGAGGGAAGGCATTGG CGTACATACTGGTAGATAGAGGGTATGACGTGTGGCTCGGGAACGCACGCGGAAACACTTACTCAAGAGCCCACGCAACACTATCGATATCAGATCCAAAGTTTTGGAACTTCACTTGGCACGAAATGGGAATTTACGACCTTCCAGCGACCATTGATTACATCACCAAGTacaagaaagagaaaagcaTCCTCTACGTTGGCCACTCGATGGGTACAACGATGTTTTACGTTATGGCATCGGAACGACCAGATGTTGCGCGAAAGGTCGGAGCGATGTTCAGCCTTGCTCCGATCGCCTTTTTAAATCATGCCAAAAGTCCAATTCGCATTGTCGCCCCTTATATTCAAGATATtgag ATGATCGCCCGTATTTTTGGTGCCAATGAGTTTTTACCTCAGTCATTCATTCTTCGATTTCTTGCCCGATACGGTTGCGATATAAACGTATCGGAGGAAACGATCTGTGCTAATGCCGTGTTCATCTTCTGCGGGTTCGACAAGGAGCAGTTCAACAAT ACTCTGCTGCCGATTGTATTAGGTCATTCGCCGGCCGGTACGTCAACAAAGACattattacattttcttcAGGGAATGAATTCAG GTGAATTTCGACAATACGATTacggaaaggaaaaaaatttagaaatttatcACAGCGTCTCGCCGCCTGCGTACAACCTCAGCGGTATCAACGTATCCATATCCTTACATTATGCTGACAACGATTGGCTCGCTAGCATCACG GATGTCAAGAGGCTGTATCAAGCCTTACCGAAAACAATAGGCATATACAGGGTGAACTTCCCAAAATTCAATCACTTGGACTTTCTGTGGGGAATTGATGCTCCAAAACTGGTCTACGACAAATTGATATTCATGATGGAGAAATACTACTGGAAAGTGAATAAGAAGAGAATTGCTGTATAA
- the LOC107221496 gene encoding lipase 3 isoform X2 → MPDMVRRAGYYAESHVVETKDGYFLTLHRIPGRIGSPVIHGKPSVMLQHGFLSSSADWVIPGRGKALAYILVDRGYDVWLGNARGNTYSRAHATLSISDPKFWNFTWHEMGIYDLPATIDYITKYKKEKSILYVGHSMGTTMFYVMASERPDVARKVGAMFSLAPIAFLNHAKSPIRIVAPYIQDIEMIARIFGANEFLPQSFILRFLARYGCDINVSEETICANAVFIFCGFDKEQFNNTLLPIVLGHSPAGTSTKTLLHFLQGMNSGEFRQYDYGKEKNLEIYHSVSPPAYNLSGINVSISLHYADNDWLASITDVKRLYQALPKTIGIYRVNFPKFNHLDFLWGIDAPKLVYDKLIFMMEKYYWKVNKKRIAV, encoded by the exons ATG CCCGACATGGTGAGGCGGGCCGGTTACTACGCCGAGTCTCACGTCGTCGAGACCAAGGATGGATATTTTTTGACGTTGCATCGAATCCCTGGAAGGATCGGTAGTCCCGTTATCCATGGGAAGCCTTCGGTCATGTTGCAGCACGGATTCTTATCAAGTTCTGCCGATTGGGTAATACCAGGGAGAGGGAAGGCATTGG CGTACATACTGGTAGATAGAGGGTATGACGTGTGGCTCGGGAACGCACGCGGAAACACTTACTCAAGAGCCCACGCAACACTATCGATATCAGATCCAAAGTTTTGGAACTTCACTTGGCACGAAATGGGAATTTACGACCTTCCAGCGACCATTGATTACATCACCAAGTacaagaaagagaaaagcaTCCTCTACGTTGGCCACTCGATGGGTACAACGATGTTTTACGTTATGGCATCGGAACGACCAGATGTTGCGCGAAAGGTCGGAGCGATGTTCAGCCTTGCTCCGATCGCCTTTTTAAATCATGCCAAAAGTCCAATTCGCATTGTCGCCCCTTATATTCAAGATATtgag ATGATCGCCCGTATTTTTGGTGCCAATGAGTTTTTACCTCAGTCATTCATTCTTCGATTTCTTGCCCGATACGGTTGCGATATAAACGTATCGGAGGAAACGATCTGTGCTAATGCCGTGTTCATCTTCTGCGGGTTCGACAAGGAGCAGTTCAACAAT ACTCTGCTGCCGATTGTATTAGGTCATTCGCCGGCCGGTACGTCAACAAAGACattattacattttcttcAGGGAATGAATTCAG GTGAATTTCGACAATACGATTacggaaaggaaaaaaatttagaaatttatcACAGCGTCTCGCCGCCTGCGTACAACCTCAGCGGTATCAACGTATCCATATCCTTACATTATGCTGACAACGATTGGCTCGCTAGCATCACG GATGTCAAGAGGCTGTATCAAGCCTTACCGAAAACAATAGGCATATACAGGGTGAACTTCCCAAAATTCAATCACTTGGACTTTCTGTGGGGAATTGATGCTCCAAAACTGGTCTACGACAAATTGATATTCATGATGGAGAAATACTACTGGAAAGTGAATAAGAAGAGAATTGCTGTATAA
- the LOC107221496 gene encoding lipase 3 isoform X3: MVRRAGYYAESHVVETKDGYFLTLHRIPGRIGSPVIHGKPSVMLQHGFLSSSADWVIPGRGKALAYILVDRGYDVWLGNARGNTYSRAHATLSISDPKFWNFTWHEMGIYDLPATIDYITKYKKEKSILYVGHSMGTTMFYVMASERPDVARKVGAMFSLAPIAFLNHAKSPIRIVAPYIQDIEMIARIFGANEFLPQSFILRFLARYGCDINVSEETICANAVFIFCGFDKEQFNNTLLPIVLGHSPAGTSTKTLLHFLQGMNSGEFRQYDYGKEKNLEIYHSVSPPAYNLSGINVSISLHYADNDWLASITDVKRLYQALPKTIGIYRVNFPKFNHLDFLWGIDAPKLVYDKLIFMMEKYYWKVNKKRIAV, translated from the exons ATGGTGAGGCGGGCCGGTTACTACGCCGAGTCTCACGTCGTCGAGACCAAGGATGGATATTTTTTGACGTTGCATCGAATCCCTGGAAGGATCGGTAGTCCCGTTATCCATGGGAAGCCTTCGGTCATGTTGCAGCACGGATTCTTATCAAGTTCTGCCGATTGGGTAATACCAGGGAGAGGGAAGGCATTGG CGTACATACTGGTAGATAGAGGGTATGACGTGTGGCTCGGGAACGCACGCGGAAACACTTACTCAAGAGCCCACGCAACACTATCGATATCAGATCCAAAGTTTTGGAACTTCACTTGGCACGAAATGGGAATTTACGACCTTCCAGCGACCATTGATTACATCACCAAGTacaagaaagagaaaagcaTCCTCTACGTTGGCCACTCGATGGGTACAACGATGTTTTACGTTATGGCATCGGAACGACCAGATGTTGCGCGAAAGGTCGGAGCGATGTTCAGCCTTGCTCCGATCGCCTTTTTAAATCATGCCAAAAGTCCAATTCGCATTGTCGCCCCTTATATTCAAGATATtgag ATGATCGCCCGTATTTTTGGTGCCAATGAGTTTTTACCTCAGTCATTCATTCTTCGATTTCTTGCCCGATACGGTTGCGATATAAACGTATCGGAGGAAACGATCTGTGCTAATGCCGTGTTCATCTTCTGCGGGTTCGACAAGGAGCAGTTCAACAAT ACTCTGCTGCCGATTGTATTAGGTCATTCGCCGGCCGGTACGTCAACAAAGACattattacattttcttcAGGGAATGAATTCAG GTGAATTTCGACAATACGATTacggaaaggaaaaaaatttagaaatttatcACAGCGTCTCGCCGCCTGCGTACAACCTCAGCGGTATCAACGTATCCATATCCTTACATTATGCTGACAACGATTGGCTCGCTAGCATCACG GATGTCAAGAGGCTGTATCAAGCCTTACCGAAAACAATAGGCATATACAGGGTGAACTTCCCAAAATTCAATCACTTGGACTTTCTGTGGGGAATTGATGCTCCAAAACTGGTCTACGACAAATTGATATTCATGATGGAGAAATACTACTGGAAAGTGAATAAGAAGAGAATTGCTGTATAA
- the LOC107221495 gene encoding rab-3A-interacting protein: protein MDSSGPAVNAVGGCVAAAEYVYRPLTTKHRRAGSTGTTGDEEYTTDEEELYPEEAECSTGTNHPILKSDLARAATDLFGYEAKDSGNDDDDEPTGLFDEDEKQFHSTEAAKSSGKSTTSSTYNEENTWEAASPIKSGEEARVFQDPNHFKTINRFDDPSLRNTESSESAKNDSDLEFRMCKRPAGLILDLTYGAPSTQIKELAVEPSSDTSEADGFSQDSTTSRILHPASTRLAFPQPSLNPFCTSLHEGETKVDPRGEQEASLTTRSLLTSTAAEVEKFVKSEVESQSREELDSLRRLSNVGGSTGSSTTVHWGRTVAEVKEHAIAKLQDELRRAHQELKLKAEEVTRLSRIRQDVETELEDLTASLFQEAHNMVREANVRQATAERLLAESRMKSEVLAAEVAALKTLVLTSTPARPNPHLHPQIDGRSREETPGGIFAKRHRRSPSHFNLKYGRENSPPESPVKEQRPSLPVEPTEGRDPRDGLEVDPVVHKEFLQWKTNPCVDRADPFVKRIFREDIDLCLDFANKDLSGKVRQAVLDGIVFVEAVSDKTKVAFPKKCALLEAPRQCHYRMRLGDQENHWYSISQICRNRIIAVCDFLNYLRYIERGLVKSSVHDIYWEITRLRKEMVLARLGLALSS from the exons ATGGATTCAAGCGGCCCCGCGGTTAATGCCGTGGGTGGTTGTGTCGCGGCAGCGGAATACGTTTATCGGCCACTGACAACTAAGCACAGGCGTGCTGGGAGTACGGGGACAACGGGGGACGAAGAGTACACGACCGACGAGGAAGAGCTCTATCCGGAGGAAGCAGAGTGCTCAACGGGGACGAATCATCCGATCCTCAAGTCGGACCTGGCTCGCGCGGCGACCGATCTCTTTGGATACGAGGCGAAGGATAGTGgaaatgacgacgacgacgaaccCACGGGACTTTTTGACGAAGACGAGAAACAGTTCCATTCTACCGAGGCAGCCAAGAG CTCTGGGAAGTCAACGACATCGAGCACCTACAATGAAGAGAATACGTGGGAAGCCGCTTCACCGATTAAGTCCGGAGAAGAGGCTCGGGTCTTCCAGGATCCGAACCACTTCAAGACCATTAACCGATTCGACGATCCCTCGTTGCGAAACACCGAGTCATCGGAGAGCGCGAAAAACGATTCCGATCTCGAGTTTCGTATGTGCAAGAGACCCGCAGGTTTAATACTTGACCTCACCTACGGAGCACCCTCTACGCAGATAAAGGAATTGGCGGTGGAACCGTCGAGTGATACCTCAGAAGCGGATGGGTTCTCACAAGATTCCACCACCAGCAGAATTCTGCATCCCGCGTCGACGAGACTCGCATTTCCGCAACCGAGCTTGAATCCATTTTGCACTTCGCTGCACGAAGGCGAAACCAAAGTCGATCCTCGGGGGGAACAAGAGGCTTCGCTGACGACCCGATCGTTGCTGACTTCTACCGCTGCCGAGGTCGAGAAGTTTGTCAAGTCCGAG GTTGAATCGCAGTCAAGGGAGGAGCTGGACAGCCTTCGACGTCTGTCTAACGTGGGAGGCTCCACAGGCTCGTCGACGACAGTACATTGGGGCAGGACGGTGGCCGAGGTTAAGGAACACGCCATTGCCAAACTACAGGACGAGCTAAGGCGAGCGCATCAAGAGCTTAAACTCAAGGCCGAGGAAGTCACTAGGCTGTCCAGGATCAGGCAAGACGTCGAAACCGAACTTGAGGATCTCACCGCCAGTCTATTTCAA GAGGCACACAACATGGTGAGGGAGGCGAACGTACGACAGGCTACGGCTGAGAGGCTGCTGGCGGAAAGCCGGATGAAGTCGGAAGTCCTTGCCGCCGAGGTAGCCGCTCTGAAGACCCTCGTCTTGACGTCGACCCCTGCCAGGCCAAACCCCCATCTTCACCCACAGATTGACGGTCGAAGCCGCGAAGAGACACCCGGTGGAATTTTCGCAAAACGGCACCGAAGATCACCGTCACACTTTAATTTGAAGTACGGCCGTGAGAACTCGCCGCCAGAATCCCCGGTGAAGGAACAACGACCCTCTCTACCTGTCGAGCCGACCGAGGGTCGCGACCCCCGTGACGGCCTGGAGGTGGACCCGGTTGTTCACAAGGAATTCCTACAGTGGAAGACTAACCCCTGTGTCGACAGAGCCGATCCGTTCGTCAAGAGAATATTTCGCGAGGACATCGACCTATGCTTGGACTTTGCCAACAAGGATCTCAGCGGAAAAGTTAGGCAGGCCGTCCTTGACGGGATCGTGTTTGTCGAGGCTGTCAGTGATAAAACCAAAGTTGCCTTCCCCAA GAAGTGTGCGCTCCTTGAGGCACCGCGACAATGTCACTACCGTATGAGACTCGGCGATCAAGAGAACCACTGGTACTCGATATCGCAGATCTGTCGCAATAgg ATTATCGCTGTGTGCGACTTCCTGAATTACCTACGATACATCGAGCGCGGTCTCGTCAAAAGCTCAG TTCACGACATTTACTGGGAAATCACCAGACTTCGAAAAGAGATGGTCTTGGCCCGTTTAGGACTGGCACTTTCTTCCTGA